The following coding sequences lie in one Bacillus methanolicus genomic window:
- the thrC gene encoding threonine synthase, whose amino-acid sequence MRWPGLLAAYKEYLPITDKTPDLTLNEGNTPLIRLENLSKEWGVDLYVKVEGANPTGSFKDRGMVMAVAKAKEAGSNTVICASTGNTSASAAAYAARAGMRCIIVIPEGKIAMGKVAQAVMYGAEILSIQGNFDDALKMVRNISEKEPVTLVNSVNPYRLEGQKTAAFEVCDQLGEAPDILAIPIGNAGNISAYWKGFKEYNAKKGHKLPKMHGFEAEGAAAIVHNRVFENPETIATAIRIGNPASWHLAVDAAKESNGKIDEVSDEEILIAYRKLASAEGIFAEPASCASLAGIYKQLRNGEIEQGTRIVAVLTGNGLKDPNTAIDCSPVKPVLLPNDEEALRDHIKGVVHQ is encoded by the coding sequence ATGAGATGGCCCGGCTTACTTGCAGCATATAAAGAATATTTGCCGATTACTGACAAAACGCCAGACTTAACATTGAATGAAGGAAATACCCCGTTAATCAGGCTTGAAAATCTCTCGAAGGAATGGGGAGTTGACCTGTACGTAAAGGTAGAAGGAGCAAATCCGACTGGTTCATTTAAAGACCGCGGAATGGTGATGGCTGTCGCCAAAGCAAAAGAAGCTGGAAGCAATACAGTGATTTGCGCTTCAACAGGAAATACATCCGCCTCTGCCGCAGCGTATGCAGCAAGGGCAGGAATGCGCTGCATAATCGTTATTCCTGAAGGGAAAATTGCAATGGGAAAAGTGGCGCAAGCGGTCATGTATGGTGCAGAAATTCTTTCGATTCAAGGGAACTTTGATGATGCGCTTAAAATGGTGAGAAACATCAGCGAGAAAGAACCGGTGACACTTGTCAATTCAGTTAATCCTTACCGCCTTGAGGGGCAAAAAACAGCCGCATTTGAAGTATGCGATCAGCTGGGAGAGGCACCTGACATATTAGCCATCCCGATTGGAAATGCAGGAAATATCAGTGCATATTGGAAAGGATTTAAAGAATACAATGCAAAAAAAGGGCATAAACTCCCTAAAATGCATGGTTTTGAGGCGGAAGGCGCCGCTGCGATCGTTCATAACCGTGTTTTTGAAAATCCGGAAACAATTGCTACAGCGATTCGAATTGGCAATCCCGCGAGCTGGCATCTTGCTGTCGATGCTGCTAAAGAATCAAATGGAAAAATCGATGAAGTCAGCGATGAAGAAATTTTGATTGCATACAGAAAATTGGCCTCTGCAGAAGGAATTTTTGCAGAACCGGCATCATGTGCTTCCTTGGCAGGGATTTATAAACAGCTTCGAAATGGTGAAATTGAGCAGGGAACAAGAATTGTTGCTGTCCTGACAGGAAATGGTTTAAAGGACCCGAATACAGCTATTGATTGCAGCCCGGTTAAGCCTGTTCTTCTCCCGAATGATGAAGAAGCTCTTAGGGATCATATCAAGGGAGTTGTCCATCAATGA